A genomic window from Oceanobacillus timonensis includes:
- the ahrC gene encoding transcriptional regulator AhrC/ArgR, with amino-acid sequence MSKIQRHIKIRELITENIIETQDELVDSLKNLGYNVTQATVSRDIKELQLVKVPTSTGEYKYSLPADQRFNPLQKLQRLIVDTFVKIENASHFIILKTLPGNAHAVGVLIDNLDWEEIMGTICGDDTCLIICRTPEHAEDIKNRLIGML; translated from the coding sequence ATGAGTAAAATACAGCGTCATATAAAAATTCGTGAATTAATTACCGAAAATATCATTGAAACACAGGATGAGCTGGTTGATTCATTGAAAAATCTTGGCTATAACGTAACCCAAGCAACCGTTTCCCGGGATATTAAAGAATTGCAATTGGTAAAAGTACCGACAAGTACCGGGGAGTATAAGTACAGCTTACCTGCAGATCAGCGGTTTAATCCATTACAGAAACTGCAGCGGTTGATTGTAGATACGTTTGTCAAAATTGAAAATGCCAGTCATTTTATTATTTTAAAAACACTCCCCGGTAATGCGCACGCAGTGGGTGTCTTAATTGATAATTTAGATTGGGAAGAGATTATGGGAACCATCTGCGGTGATGATACGTGTTTAATTATATGCAGGACACCGGAACATGCGGAGGATATTAAAA
- a CDS encoding TlyA family RNA methyltransferase: MKKKKKIAELLVERELAEDMESAKRACMAGLVYSGEERMDKPGSLIAVEKPLRIKDKTLKYVGRGGYKLEKALQSFSVDVTDKIFMDIGSSTGGFTDCALKNGAKKCYAIDVGYNQLDWKLRNDPSVISMERTNFRHVTPDMLYSGCPEVASIDVSFISLKHIFPVLATLLHEKNDVIALIKPQFEALREQVGEKGIVRDPAIHLEVLEKVIHYAQEASFTLMDITYSPIKGTEGNIEFLAHFKWKNKGTSKEVVLEKVVEEAQQALIQ, encoded by the coding sequence ATGAAAAAAAAGAAAAAAATTGCTGAATTGTTGGTGGAACGAGAATTGGCAGAAGACATGGAAAGTGCAAAACGGGCTTGTATGGCAGGATTGGTGTATTCCGGGGAGGAGCGCATGGATAAACCCGGAAGTCTTATTGCTGTCGAAAAACCACTCCGAATCAAAGACAAGACTTTAAAATACGTAGGCAGAGGCGGTTATAAGCTTGAAAAAGCACTTCAATCTTTTTCGGTAGATGTAACAGATAAGATCTTTATGGATATCGGCTCATCAACAGGAGGCTTTACAGACTGTGCTTTAAAAAATGGCGCTAAAAAATGTTATGCGATTGATGTCGGCTATAATCAATTGGATTGGAAGCTCCGTAATGACCCCAGCGTTATCAGTATGGAGAGAACAAATTTCAGGCATGTTACCCCGGATATGTTATATTCCGGCTGTCCTGAGGTAGCTTCTATCGATGTGTCTTTTATTTCTTTAAAGCATATTTTTCCTGTGCTTGCGACATTGCTTCATGAAAAAAATGATGTGATTGCATTAATAAAACCTCAATTTGAAGCACTTCGAGAGCAGGTTGGTGAAAAAGGAATTGTAAGAGATCCGGCAATTCACCTGGAGGTTTTGGAGAAAGTAATCCATTACGCTCAGGAAGCTTCTTTTACCTTAATGGATATCACATATTCACCCATCAAAGGAACAGAAGGGAACATTGAATTTTTGGCGCATTTTAAATGGAAAAATAAAGGAACGTCTAAAGAAGTTGTTTTAGAAAAGGTTGTGGAGGAAGCGCAGCAGGCATTAATCCAATAA
- a CDS encoding polyprenyl synthetase family protein: MHERLQAYLTYYREELEKAYASCFDKLEIPDNLKSSMLYSLDAGGKRLRPILLFASYEAYGEDVQKAMSSAIALEMVHTYSLIHDDLPAMDDDDYRRGMLTNHKKFDEATAILAGDALLTYSFELILSDPLLSSDQKVTLTKTLTACSGPKGMVGGQILDMEAEKQSVSLEKMEEIHTLKTGELIRFAIYAGAYLADATADQLHYLEKYAHYLGLIFQVQDDILDVSGEEEKLGKPVGSDELNEKSTYPKLLGLDGAMAQKEKYVKKAYESLKLADAEDSLLRALTDYFSERDH; encoded by the coding sequence ATGCATGAACGATTGCAAGCCTATTTAACATATTATCGGGAAGAATTGGAAAAAGCATATGCAAGCTGCTTTGATAAACTTGAAATACCGGATAATCTGAAATCATCAATGCTGTATTCTTTAGATGCAGGCGGAAAAAGATTACGTCCGATTTTATTATTTGCAAGCTACGAAGCATACGGGGAGGATGTACAAAAAGCAATGTCATCCGCTATTGCTCTTGAAATGGTACATACCTACTCACTCATTCATGACGATTTGCCGGCGATGGATGACGATGATTACCGCCGTGGTATGTTAACGAATCATAAAAAGTTTGATGAAGCGACAGCGATTCTTGCCGGTGATGCATTGTTAACATACAGTTTTGAGCTGATTTTAAGCGATCCATTGCTCAGCTCAGATCAGAAAGTAACCCTTACCAAAACGTTAACAGCCTGCAGTGGTCCTAAAGGGATGGTCGGCGGACAAATACTTGATATGGAAGCTGAAAAACAGTCTGTCTCTTTAGAGAAAATGGAAGAAATTCATACATTAAAAACAGGAGAACTCATCCGGTTTGCGATTTATGCAGGAGCATATTTAGCGGATGCGACAGCGGATCAACTACATTATTTAGAGAAATATGCACACTATTTAGGGCTTATTTTTCAAGTGCAGGATGATATTCTTGATGTTTCCGGAGAAGAAGAAAAGTTAGGTAAGCCTGTCGGAAGCGATGAGCTGAATGAAAAAAGTACTTATCCAAAATTGTTAGGACTTGATGGTGCAATGGCTCAAAAAGAAAAATATGTAAAAAAAGCATATGAAAGCTTAAAATTAGCGGACGCAGAGGATTCTCTTTTAAGAGCGTTAACGGATTACTTTAGTGAAAGAGACCATTAA
- a CDS encoding exodeoxyribonuclease VII small subunit — MAEEKNEDQLTFEQAMEKLEVIVKKLEEGDVPLEQAIEYYHDGMKLSKLCNEKLTNVQEKMVTILNEQGELEPFDVEEDK, encoded by the coding sequence GTGGCGGAAGAGAAGAATGAAGATCAATTAACATTTGAGCAGGCAATGGAAAAATTGGAAGTCATCGTAAAAAAATTGGAAGAAGGCGATGTCCCTCTGGAGCAGGCTATTGAGTATTATCATGATGGAATGAAACTTTCCAAGCTTTGCAATGAAAAATTAACCAATGTACAGGAAAAGATGGTTACAATTTTAAATGAGCAGGGTGAACTGGAACCGTTTGATGTAGAGGAGGACAAGTAA
- the xseA gene encoding exodeoxyribonuclease VII large subunit codes for MKDNYLTVTALTRYVKRKIDTDPHLRQVWLRGEISNFKHHSRGHMYMTIKDDNARIQAVMFSSNNSKLVFRPENGMSVLIRGEVSVYEANGQYQLYIREMEPDGIGALYQAFEQLKEKLQAEGLFLPDQKKEIPVYPNHVGVITSPTGAAVRDIVTTIERRSPSVKITVLPVSVQGPQAVNSIVKKIQYANAFPNEYDVLIVGRGGGSIEELWSFNEEAVARAIDASHIPVISAVGHETDTTIADFVADLRAPTPTGAAELAVPSQKEQLDKVSYLKQRLTQYMRSDMQMHQNRLEALSQTYAFKYPKQLLAQKEQELDNMLDTLNKSLKVRIEQKRISYTHLKQRLDTQHPEQEIKIASEKSKTLLSNLNKSMKQVLTKSESDLQASINKLTLVNPLAIMARGYGISYNQDGKVIKSVNDVSEGDPMDVQLQDGYVQTKVQKIKEAEQSGGREE; via the coding sequence GTGAAAGACAATTATTTAACAGTTACTGCACTGACAAGGTATGTCAAGCGTAAGATAGATACAGACCCCCACTTGCGCCAGGTTTGGCTGCGTGGGGAAATATCTAATTTTAAACATCACAGCCGCGGACATATGTATATGACCATCAAAGATGACAACGCCCGTATTCAGGCAGTGATGTTTTCTTCCAATAACAGCAAGCTTGTCTTTCGGCCGGAAAACGGTATGAGTGTACTTATTCGAGGAGAAGTAAGTGTGTATGAAGCTAATGGACAGTATCAGCTCTATATTCGTGAAATGGAACCAGACGGTATTGGCGCACTATACCAAGCTTTTGAGCAATTAAAAGAAAAATTGCAAGCAGAAGGCTTATTTCTTCCTGACCAGAAAAAAGAAATTCCTGTTTATCCTAATCATGTCGGTGTTATTACATCACCGACAGGAGCAGCTGTACGTGATATTGTGACAACGATTGAAAGAAGGTCGCCTTCTGTGAAGATTACGGTCTTGCCCGTATCTGTACAGGGACCGCAGGCTGTCAATTCAATTGTAAAAAAAATACAGTATGCAAATGCATTTCCGAATGAATATGATGTATTAATTGTCGGACGCGGCGGAGGTTCGATTGAAGAATTATGGAGCTTTAATGAAGAGGCAGTGGCAAGAGCGATTGATGCTTCTCATATCCCCGTGATTTCTGCGGTGGGACATGAAACGGATACAACGATTGCTGATTTTGTAGCTGATTTACGGGCGCCAACACCGACGGGAGCAGCTGAATTAGCTGTTCCTTCACAAAAAGAGCAGCTGGATAAAGTGTCGTACTTGAAGCAGCGGCTCACTCAATATATGCGTTCAGATATGCAAATGCATCAAAACCGCCTGGAAGCTTTAAGCCAAACTTATGCATTTAAATATCCGAAACAGTTACTTGCTCAAAAAGAACAAGAGTTGGATAATATGCTGGATACGTTAAATAAATCGTTGAAGGTAAGGATTGAACAGAAACGCATTTCGTATACGCATCTCAAACAGAGACTGGATACACAGCATCCAGAGCAGGAAATCAAAATTGCATCTGAAAAAAGTAAGACACTGCTGTCAAACCTGAATAAATCCATGAAACAAGTGCTCACCAAATCGGAAAGTGATTTGCAAGCTTCTATCAATAAACTAACATTGGTTAATCCGCTCGCTATCATGGCTCGTGGATACGGTATCAGCTACAATCAGGATGGCAAAGTGATCAAATCAGTGAATGATGTGAGCGAGGGAGATCCGATGGATGTACAGTTACAAGATGGATATGTACAGACAAAAGTACAGAAGATAAAGGAGGCAGAACAAAGTGGCGGAAGAGAAGAATGA
- the folD gene encoding bifunctional methylenetetrahydrofolate dehydrogenase/methenyltetrahydrofolate cyclohydrolase FolD has translation MTAELLNGRELSDQLKEEMKQEVATLKQQQQIHPHLTVILVGDDPASKSYVRGKEKACDYTGISSDLIELPESVSEQELLQIIEEQNNNKNVHGILVQLPLPDHIDEQQVIHAISPLKDVDGFHPVNIGKLVNGEETFLPCTPFGILTMLESKHIDMEGKHAVIIGRSNIVGKPMGLLLLERNATVTYCHSRTKNLREIASEADILVVAMGRQHAVDGSYVKEGATVIDVGINRMENGKLTGDVEFESAKEKAAYITPVPRGVGPMTITMLLKNTIEAAKGLAEK, from the coding sequence ACTGCAGAATTATTAAATGGAAGAGAACTTTCCGATCAATTAAAAGAAGAAATGAAACAAGAAGTAGCAACATTAAAACAACAGCAGCAAATCCATCCGCATTTAACCGTTATTTTAGTAGGAGATGACCCTGCTTCCAAATCGTATGTGAGAGGAAAAGAAAAAGCTTGTGATTATACTGGTATTTCATCGGACCTGATTGAACTTCCTGAATCCGTATCGGAGCAAGAGCTGTTACAGATTATTGAAGAGCAAAATAATAATAAAAATGTACATGGTATTCTTGTTCAATTACCTTTACCTGACCATATCGATGAACAGCAAGTGATTCACGCCATTTCCCCGTTAAAAGACGTGGACGGTTTCCACCCGGTTAACATCGGAAAACTTGTGAATGGAGAAGAAACCTTTTTACCGTGCACCCCTTTTGGTATTTTGACGATGCTGGAATCGAAGCATATTGATATGGAAGGGAAGCATGCAGTGATTATCGGCCGCAGCAATATTGTCGGAAAACCGATGGGGTTATTGCTGTTGGAAAGAAATGCGACGGTTACATACTGTCATTCCCGTACAAAGAATCTCCGTGAAATAGCGTCGGAAGCAGATATTTTAGTGGTTGCAATGGGCAGACAGCATGCTGTTGATGGAAGCTATGTGAAAGAAGGAGCGACCGTAATCGATGTTGGTATTAACCGTATGGAAAACGGGAAGCTGACTGGTGACGTAGAATTTGAAAGCGCGAAAGAAAAAGCTGCTTATATTACACCTGTTCCCCGCGGAGTCGGTCCGATGACGATTACAATGCTTTTAAAAAATACCATTGAAGCCGCAAAAGGATTGGCTGAAAAGTGA